Proteins from a genomic interval of Diceros bicornis minor isolate mBicDic1 chromosome 34, mDicBic1.mat.cur, whole genome shotgun sequence:
- the LOC131397862 gene encoding cytochrome P450 2B11-like codes for MELSVLLLLALLTGILLLLARGCTKAQGHLPPGPRPLPFLGNLLQMDRRGLLKSILRLQEKYGDVFTLYLGPRPVVMLCGTEAIREALVDQAEAFSGRGKIAVIDPVVQGYGVVFANGDRWRTLRRFSLATMRDFGMGKRSVEERIQEEAQCLLEELRNTKGALRDPTFFFHAITANIICSIVFGKRFSYRDPEFMCLLELIYQSFALISSFSSQVFELFPDFLKHFPGAHRQVYKNLQEINAFIARSVEEHRKTLDPSNPRDFIDTYLLRMDKEKSDPNSEFHQQNLINTVLALFFAGTETTSTTLRYGFLLMLKYPHITERVHKEINQVVGSQRPPALDDRAKMPYTDAVIHEIQRFSDLSPLGAPHVVTKDTYFRGYIIPKGTEVFPILSSALHDPHYFEKPDAFNPDHFLDASGAVRKNEAFIPFSTGKRICLGEGIARVELFLFFTTILQNFSVASPVAPEDIDLTPRESGVGKLPPVYQISFLPRQGC; via the exons ATGGAGTTGAGCGTGCTCCTCCTCCTTGCTCTCCTTACAGGAATCTTGCTTCTCCTAGCCAGGGGCTGCACAAAGGCCCAAGGCCACCTCCCGCCAGGACCCCGTCCTCTCCCCTTCTTGGGGAACCTTCTGCAGATGGACAGAAGAGGCCTACTCAAATCCATCCTGAGG CTCCAAGAGAAATATGGGGACGTCTTCACCCTGTACCTGGGGCCAAGGCCTGTGGTCATGCTGTGTGGGACAGAGGCCATCCGGGAGGCCCTCGTGGACCAAGCTGAGGCCTTCTCTGGCCGGGGGAAAATCGCTGTCATTGACCCAGTCGTCCAGGGATATG GTGTGGTCTTTGCCAACGGGGACCGTTGGAGGACCCTTCGCCGATTCTCTCTGGCCACCATGAGGGACTTCGGGATGGGAAAGCGGAGTGTGGAGGAGCGGATTCAGGAGGAGGCTCAGTGTCTGTTGGAGGAGCTGCGGAATACCAAGG GAGCCCTCCGGGATCCTACCTTCTTCTTCCACGCCATCACCGCCAACATCATCTGCTCCATTGTCTTTGGAAAACGCTTCTCCTACAGAGATCCTGAGTTCATGTGTCTCCTGGAATTGATATACCAGTCCTTTGCGCTCATCAGCTCGTTCTCTAGCCAG GTGTTTGAGCTCTTCCCCGACTTCCTGAAGCACTTTCCTGGCGCACACAGGCAAGTCTACAAAAACCTGCAGGAAATCAATGCCTTCATTGCCCGCAGTGTGGAGGAGCACCGTAAAACCCTGGACCCCAGCAACCCCCGGGACTTCATCGATACCTACCTGCTCCGCATGGACAAA GAGAAGTCTGACCCCAACAGTGAGTTCCACCAGCAGAACCTCATCAACACTGTGCTTGCGCTCTTCTTTGCTGGCACCGAGACCACGAGCACCACTCTCCGCTACGGATTTCTGCTCATGCTCAAATACCCCCACATCACAG AGAGAGTCCACAAGGAGATTAATCAGGTGGTTGGCTCACAGCGCCCTCCAGCCCTCGATGACCGAGCCAAAATGCCATACACTGATGCAGTCATTCACGAGATTCAGAGATTCTCAGACCTCTCCCCCCTTGGCGCGCCCCACGTGGTCACCAAAGACACTTACTTCCGAGGGTACATCATCCCCAAG GGCACTGAAGTATTTCCCATCCTGAGCTCTGCTCTCCATGACCCACATTACTTTGAAAAACCAGATGCCTTCAACCCTGACCACTTTCTGGATGCCAGTGGGGCAGTGAGGAAGAATGAAGCTTTTATCCCCTTCTCCACAG GGAAGCGCATTTGTCTTGGCGAAGGCATCGCTCGTGTGGAATTATTCCTCTTCTTCACCACCATCCTCCAGAACTTCTCcgtggccagccccgtggcccctGAGGACATCGACCTCACACCCCGGGAGAGTGGTGTGGGCAAACTGCCCCCAGTGTACCAGATCAGCTTTCTGCCCCGCCAAGGGTGCTGA